The following are from one region of the Synechococcus sp. CBW1108 genome:
- a CDS encoding exodeoxyribonuclease V subunit gamma, which translates to MLTVFRGNRAEHLAELLAAQLRLNPPGPFDEVQVVVNTWPTSRWLGEQLALNLGGISANIRYPFPGSQLRRIVNGLLADAPGDRDPWRANQLVWPVLNLLPELMEQPEGASLRHWWSCRQGRSGELDRAQWQLARSIADALDDAGLYRPDLLAAWWAGEASAPEQAWQRSLLLQLRDLLGVKPFGLRLLDAIALLEQGPAAAAELPNPLRLFGLSSLAPIQVQLLQALSLHTQVDLYLLTPCRDLWQRCTSRRQLLSDAIALRQPLDGEWLLQASGMEARFGRLGGEFQQLLEGSGESELGQGQEKDLFVAPAAGHHGPGPAPLLHQLQQQLVDPAGQPQLQLAEADSSLEFHRCPGPLRQVQIVRDRILQLMAADPTLQPRDVLVMTPQVDALAPLVAAVFGDGDATGVSLNWRLTDRSQQSEASLSRSLLALLALAGERLTASALEALLESPALQAHFQLSGAEMAALHPLLQRCGFRWGLDAEERGGLAGGSLAWAIDRLLLGLVLPEEPGLAPAETAPLACGESVELVGRWLHLLTRLRHWLKELRRPRHCDRWNSCLRALLVDLFGEGGAQAWELPLVLAAIDDWQQAAAGCDLKLEAAVVAAVLDESLAADSGRFGHRSGALTISALEPMRAIPHRVVVLMGLDAGVYPRQQQRPGFHLLEQQRRLGDPNPADQDRYVLVESLLSARDHLLVSWNSRDPRSGEELPPATPVRQWLEWLQGQLACKGSRLLVDHPANPLDRANFQPLAGRPPGSCDRRLLRARLLLDQPAGLDPPQPLAASEPPAEDPPAAETSRGSDSYADLRDWLLAPQATWLQALGLRPREWAERLDDLDPLSLDERGRAALLRQALANPNPNNIAIDLADSATWLERHRGQGLLPPLAAGELEAGVLSQRWRSLQASLEALGPEHRDQAQWQSWHQELLWRGSSLLVLHTAKPRSRHRLELWLALLLAAAADQDPSGGVVVARGERDFGVALRLLAPERDFAQRELQRLEALRQQWRHRCWPVPPETGWALLEKGPEQAIQTWEGSGQRGPGQLRGERQEPEQALCFGSDLSGASLLASGVVAAQAEELLAPLRQQLP; encoded by the coding sequence TTGCTCACCGTCTTCCGGGGCAACCGGGCAGAACATCTGGCCGAACTTCTGGCCGCCCAGCTGCGGCTGAACCCCCCGGGCCCCTTCGACGAGGTGCAGGTGGTTGTGAACACCTGGCCCACCAGCCGCTGGCTCGGCGAGCAACTGGCCCTGAACCTCGGGGGCATCTCGGCCAACATCCGCTATCCCTTTCCAGGCAGCCAGCTGCGCCGGATCGTCAATGGGCTGCTGGCCGATGCCCCCGGCGACCGGGATCCCTGGCGGGCCAACCAGTTGGTGTGGCCGGTGCTGAACCTGCTGCCCGAGCTGATGGAGCAGCCCGAGGGCGCCTCCCTGCGCCACTGGTGGAGCTGCCGCCAGGGCCGCAGCGGTGAACTCGATCGGGCCCAATGGCAGTTGGCCCGCAGCATCGCCGACGCCCTCGACGATGCGGGCCTTTACCGCCCTGACCTGCTGGCGGCCTGGTGGGCCGGCGAGGCCAGTGCGCCCGAGCAGGCCTGGCAGCGGTCGCTGCTGTTGCAGCTGCGTGACCTCCTGGGGGTGAAACCCTTCGGATTGCGGCTGCTTGACGCCATCGCCCTGCTGGAGCAGGGACCGGCGGCAGCAGCGGAGCTGCCCAACCCCCTGCGCCTCTTTGGGCTCAGCAGCCTGGCGCCGATCCAGGTGCAGCTGCTTCAGGCCCTGAGCCTCCACACCCAGGTGGATCTCTACCTGCTCACGCCCTGCCGCGACCTGTGGCAGCGCTGCACCAGTCGTCGCCAGCTGCTCAGCGATGCCATCGCACTGCGTCAGCCCCTTGATGGCGAGTGGCTGCTGCAGGCCTCTGGGATGGAGGCCCGTTTCGGGCGCCTGGGCGGCGAATTTCAGCAGTTGCTCGAGGGCAGCGGCGAAAGCGAGCTGGGCCAGGGGCAGGAGAAGGATCTGTTTGTGGCTCCCGCCGCCGGCCATCACGGCCCGGGGCCTGCGCCCCTGCTGCATCAGCTGCAGCAACAATTAGTGGATCCGGCTGGCCAACCCCAGCTGCAGCTGGCTGAGGCAGACAGCTCCCTGGAGTTTCACCGCTGTCCTGGCCCCCTGCGCCAGGTGCAGATCGTGCGCGATCGCATCCTGCAGCTGATGGCCGCAGACCCCACCCTCCAGCCCAGGGACGTGCTGGTGATGACGCCCCAGGTGGATGCCTTGGCGCCCTTGGTGGCGGCCGTGTTCGGCGATGGCGACGCCACCGGCGTGAGCCTCAACTGGCGTCTCACCGACCGTAGCCAGCAGAGTGAGGCCAGCCTCAGCCGCAGCCTGCTGGCGCTGCTGGCGCTGGCCGGAGAACGGCTCACCGCATCGGCCCTGGAAGCCCTGCTGGAGAGCCCTGCCCTTCAGGCCCACTTCCAGCTCAGTGGGGCTGAGATGGCAGCGCTCCATCCGCTGCTGCAGCGCTGCGGCTTCCGCTGGGGCCTCGATGCCGAGGAGCGGGGCGGCCTGGCGGGCGGCAGCCTCGCCTGGGCAATTGACCGCTTGCTGCTCGGCCTGGTGCTGCCGGAGGAACCCGGTCTCGCCCCGGCCGAAACCGCCCCTTTGGCCTGCGGTGAGAGTGTGGAGCTGGTGGGCCGCTGGTTGCACCTGCTCACCCGGCTGCGCCACTGGCTCAAGGAGCTGCGGCGGCCCCGCCACTGCGATCGCTGGAACAGCTGTCTACGGGCCCTGCTGGTCGACCTGTTTGGGGAGGGCGGGGCCCAGGCCTGGGAGCTGCCCCTGGTGCTGGCCGCCATCGACGACTGGCAGCAGGCCGCCGCGGGCTGCGATCTGAAGCTGGAGGCGGCGGTGGTGGCCGCCGTGCTCGATGAGAGCCTGGCGGCCGATTCGGGCCGATTCGGCCACCGCAGCGGCGCCCTCACCATCAGTGCCCTGGAGCCGATGCGGGCGATTCCGCACCGGGTGGTGGTGCTGATGGGGCTCGATGCGGGCGTCTATCCGCGGCAGCAGCAGCGGCCCGGCTTCCACCTGTTGGAGCAGCAGCGCCGTCTCGGCGACCCCAATCCCGCCGACCAGGACCGCTACGTGCTGGTGGAGTCCCTGCTCTCGGCCCGGGACCACCTGCTGGTGAGCTGGAACAGCCGGGACCCCCGCAGCGGCGAGGAGCTGCCGCCTGCCACCCCGGTGCGCCAGTGGCTTGAGTGGCTCCAGGGCCAACTGGCCTGTAAGGGCAGCCGCCTGCTGGTGGACCACCCCGCCAACCCCCTTGACCGGGCCAATTTCCAGCCGCTGGCTGGGCGGCCGCCGGGCAGCTGTGATCGGCGCCTGCTCCGCGCCCGCCTGTTGCTGGACCAGCCCGCAGGACTTGACCCCCCCCAGCCCCTGGCCGCCAGCGAGCCCCCAGCTGAGGACCCTCCAGCGGCCGAGACCAGTCGGGGGAGCGATTCCTATGCCGACCTGCGCGACTGGCTGCTCGCCCCCCAGGCCACCTGGCTGCAAGCGCTGGGGCTGCGGCCGCGGGAGTGGGCCGAGCGGCTCGATGACCTCGATCCCCTCAGCCTCGATGAACGGGGCCGGGCTGCCCTGCTGCGCCAGGCCCTCGCCAACCCCAACCCCAACAACATCGCCATCGACCTGGCCGATAGCGCCACCTGGCTGGAGCGGCACCGGGGCCAGGGCCTGTTGCCGCCCCTGGCGGCCGGTGAGCTTGAGGCCGGTGTGTTGAGCCAACGCTGGCGCAGCCTCCAGGCCAGCCTGGAGGCCCTGGGGCCCGAGCACCGGGACCAGGCCCAGTGGCAGAGCTGGCATCAGGAGCTGCTGTGGCGAGGTTCCTCCCTGCTGGTGCTGCATACGGCCAAGCCCCGCAGCCGCCACCGGCTGGAGCTGTGGCTGGCGCTGCTGCTGGCCGCCGCCGCCGACCAGGACCCCAGCGGCGGGGTGGTGGTTGCCCGCGGCGAGCGTGACTTCGGCGTGGCGCTGCGCCTGCTGGCGCCGGAGAGGGATTTCGCCCAGCGGGAACTGCAGCGCCTGGAGGCCCTGCGGCAGCAGTGGCGCCATCGCTGCTGGCCGGTGCCGCCTGAGACCGGCTGGGCCCTGCTCGAGAAGGGGCCGGAGCAGGCCATCCAGACCTGGGAGGGCTCCGGCCAGCGGGGCCCCGGCCAGCTCCGTGGCGAACGCCAGGAACCGGAACAGGCCCTCTGTTTCGGCAGCGACCTCAGCGGTGCCAGCCTGCTGGCCAGTGGGGTGGTGGCCGCCCAGGCAGAGGAGCTACTGGCTCCCCTGCGCCAGCAGCTGCCATGA
- a CDS encoding pyridoxine 5'-phosphate synthase has translation MASLGVNIDHIANVRQARRSLEPDPVSYALLAELGGADGITVHLREDRRHIQDRDVELLRQTLRTRLNLEMAATPEMEAIALRIGPDMVTLVPEKRQEVTTEGGLDVAGQPGPLGAMVERLQHAGIGVSLFVDAEAVQLEACAASGARWVELHTGAYAEAGWADQPRELARLCEGSFIARSLGLRVNAGHGLTYQNVEPVAAIEGMEELNIGHTIVARALAVGLEQAVRQMKSLVQNPRHDPLFGSRQP, from the coding sequence ATGGCCAGCCTCGGCGTCAATATCGACCACATCGCCAACGTGCGCCAGGCCCGCCGCAGCTTGGAGCCCGACCCGGTGAGCTACGCCCTGCTGGCTGAGCTCGGCGGTGCCGATGGCATCACCGTGCACCTGCGCGAAGACCGCCGTCACATCCAGGACCGCGATGTGGAGCTGCTGCGCCAGACGCTGCGCACTCGCCTCAACCTGGAGATGGCCGCGACGCCTGAGATGGAGGCGATCGCCCTGCGGATCGGGCCCGACATGGTCACCCTGGTGCCGGAGAAACGCCAGGAGGTCACCACCGAGGGGGGCCTGGATGTGGCTGGCCAGCCCGGCCCCCTGGGGGCGATGGTGGAGCGGCTCCAGCACGCCGGTATCGGTGTCAGCCTGTTTGTGGATGCCGAGGCGGTCCAGCTCGAGGCCTGTGCTGCCAGTGGGGCCCGTTGGGTGGAGCTCCACACCGGCGCCTACGCCGAAGCAGGCTGGGCCGACCAGCCCCGCGAACTTGCCCGGCTCTGCGAGGGCAGCTTCATCGCCCGCAGCCTGGGCCTGCGGGTCAATGCCGGCCATGGCCTCACCTATCAGAACGTGGAACCAGTGGCGGCGATTGAAGGGATGGAGGAGCTCAACATCGGCCACACCATCGTGGCCCGCGCCCTTGCCGTGGGGCTGGAGCAGGCGGTACGCCAGATGAAGTCCCTGGTTCAGAATCCGCGCCACGATCCCCTGTTCGGCAGCCGCCAGCCATGA
- the grxD gene encoding Grx4 family monothiol glutaredoxin has translation MDAPTRQRIEELLATSPVFVFMKGNKLMPQCGFSNNVVQILHSVGVPFETFDVLTDAEIRNGIKEFSEWPTIPQVYVKGEFIGGSDILIEMYNSGELRETLEVALAS, from the coding sequence ATGGACGCCCCTACCCGCCAACGCATCGAAGAGCTGCTGGCCACCAGCCCGGTTTTCGTGTTCATGAAAGGCAACAAGCTGATGCCCCAGTGCGGCTTCTCCAACAACGTGGTGCAGATCCTGCACTCCGTTGGGGTGCCGTTTGAAACCTTTGACGTCCTCACCGATGCGGAGATACGCAACGGCATCAAAGAATTTTCCGAGTGGCCCACCATCCCCCAGGTTTATGTGAAAGGGGAATTCATCGGTGGCTCTGACATCCTGATCGAGATGTACAACTCCGGAGAGCTGCGCGAGACCCTCGAGGTTGCCCTAGCCAGCTGA
- a CDS encoding 1-acyl-sn-glycerol-3-phosphate acyltransferase — translation MVSPRERGLCNGINPWLAPLAMVVSQDIALKLFFSQVLVLGQEHLPSSGPVLLAPTHRSRWDALLLPHAAGRRVTGRDCRFMVTVDEMRGLQGWLLHRLGCFPVHQGRPSMASLRYPLDLLSGGQQLVVFPEGQIQRQEAPIHLHQGLARLALLAAAQGVAVTLVPVGIAYDHSPPRWGGRAALCFAPPLAIGAGGRSAAIACTAQLAQAMQAAESQARGALELAA, via the coding sequence GTGGTTTCTCCCCGGGAACGGGGCCTGTGCAATGGCATCAATCCCTGGCTGGCCCCCCTGGCGATGGTGGTCAGCCAGGACATAGCCCTGAAACTGTTTTTCAGCCAGGTGCTCGTGCTGGGCCAGGAGCACCTGCCCAGTTCCGGCCCGGTGCTGCTGGCCCCCACCCACCGCTCCCGCTGGGATGCCCTGCTGCTGCCCCACGCAGCCGGGCGCCGTGTCACGGGCCGGGATTGCCGCTTCATGGTCACGGTGGACGAGATGCGAGGGCTGCAGGGCTGGTTGCTGCATCGCCTGGGCTGCTTCCCAGTGCATCAGGGCAGGCCCTCCATGGCGAGCCTGCGCTACCCCTTGGATCTGCTCTCAGGTGGCCAGCAACTGGTGGTCTTTCCAGAGGGCCAGATCCAGCGGCAAGAAGCCCCCATACACCTGCACCAGGGCCTGGCCCGGCTGGCCCTATTGGCTGCCGCTCAAGGGGTGGCCGTAACGCTCGTTCCAGTGGGCATCGCCTACGACCATTCGCCGCCCCGCTGGGGTGGGCGGGCAGCGCTCTGCTTCGCCCCCCCCCTGGCGATCGGTGCGGGCGGGAGGTCCGCGGCGATCGCCTGCACCGCCCAGCTAGCCCAGGCGATGCAGGCGGCCGAAAGCCAGGCCCGCGGAGCCCTTGAACTCGCCGCCTAG
- a CDS encoding BolA family protein, with protein MVHPDQVKAAITLAMPDASVEVEDLTGGGDHLQVTVISSAFSGLTRVRQHQLVYGALRQELASEAIHALALQTSTPA; from the coding sequence ATGGTGCATCCCGACCAGGTGAAGGCCGCCATCACCCTGGCCATGCCAGATGCCTCCGTGGAGGTCGAAGATCTCACCGGCGGCGGCGACCACCTGCAGGTCACGGTGATCTCCTCGGCCTTCAGTGGCCTCACCCGTGTCAGACAGCATCAGCTGGTCTACGGCGCCCTGCGCCAAGAACTGGCCAGCGAAGCAATCCACGCCCTGGCCCTGCAAACATCCACCCCCGCCTGA
- a CDS encoding UvrD-helicase domain-containing protein codes for MTTLPPLAEQPFEANAFPLDPGIRLLEASAGTGKTFALAQLVLRYVAEAELSLRQLLVVTFTDAAAAELRDRIGQRLQLALACLDDPQLEAPDPTLAQWLERQRPRAGSLRARLLLALEQLDAADITTIHGFCRRSLQRQALEAGLPPELQLESDNGTLVRQVAHDYWQRQVLPLKSTLLAGLQQRLGGPERLESLLRQLDGDPALQLEPLPPEIDADAPLPPQLEALWAGAWCRFQRLWGDHGRALEAAFCCSAGQWRALGIKSTTPYSPRPTKDRCALVDGWIAAQPSGGDYGATAGGGAGGLLRDYFHPGAFLKLARGIEGERPSLPERPLLEAIAQVLDGPAEALLLHACHWGRAELNRRRRQSGRLGFAQLLEGLDPGEQASTPLLEVVGQRYAVALVDEFQDTDPIQWRILSRAFQPGRHRLVLVGDPKQAIYRFRGGELATYLRARQAAIAGGGISSLTDNYRSTEALIAGLNGLMRPGLRRSGLPVPPVQAKVTRSGLVLPEGQAPLQLLWLGGQRRAGQKPPSRSSLERQLPGQIASFITVLLKRGLDANAICLLVSTHRQAEALRGALESCGIASRLVSQGDVFESAGATALQRLLDALAEPGRAQRLRLLAASPLLGWSATQIAKASQDEWSSLAARLAQLAAQLPRRGLLGVLASLLEQRQLARLSLGGRVLADLQQCGELVAERIHSDQLGAAAAADWLRRLRLDPDRSVPDAHQPHSDGVDAAVSVVTVHRSKGLEYPVVICPYLWQAPGGSQGPQRLGVRWTPPQSGDPLLDLHLNGHWGTGHAARDQQLQAELQERERLAYVAATRAQQLLVLAWGPAQGQQGNPLHPWLFDQDDPPSAHQDPYGGRSDGEWRELLEQEIARRQLQLTLVDPPAASGAPLQACAPLAAEPLQRGPVPLAPFDTTWGRSSYTSWTQASHSAAPDALEEGRETDALAMELEVQPGDDPGPLAWTEDGPLASFPRGAQAGDCLHRILEQIDFRQSVAHQSEVCARELQRAGIAALHNEAVLLGLEQLLATPFGGELGGFQLAQLAQAERLNEMNFDLPITLVRASSLASPFAAHPQGWFGGAYAEQLARLELASQGFLTGSIDLVFRHGERWWVADWKSNWLGERDGQGQPLHCGPRHYGAAAMAELMATNHYPLQAHLYLVALHRYLRWRLPGYSPQLHLGGYAYVFLRGVPGATEAGAVPGVFLERPPLARLLQLDQNLGGPA; via the coding sequence ATGACGACGCTGCCTCCCCTGGCCGAGCAACCCTTTGAGGCCAACGCCTTCCCGCTGGATCCGGGCATCCGCCTGCTCGAGGCCAGTGCCGGCACCGGCAAGACCTTCGCCCTGGCCCAACTGGTGCTGCGCTACGTGGCCGAGGCCGAGCTGAGCCTGCGTCAGCTGCTTGTGGTGACCTTCACCGATGCCGCCGCCGCCGAACTGCGGGACCGCATCGGCCAGCGGTTGCAGTTGGCCCTGGCCTGTCTGGATGATCCGCAGCTGGAGGCCCCCGATCCCACCCTGGCCCAGTGGCTGGAGCGGCAGCGGCCCCGGGCGGGATCCCTACGGGCCCGGCTGCTGCTCGCCCTCGAGCAGCTCGATGCCGCCGACATCACCACCATCCATGGCTTCTGCCGCCGCAGCCTGCAGCGCCAGGCCCTGGAGGCTGGCCTGCCCCCTGAGCTCCAGCTCGAAAGCGACAACGGCACCCTGGTGCGCCAGGTGGCCCACGACTACTGGCAGCGCCAGGTGTTGCCCTTGAAAAGCACCCTGCTGGCTGGGCTGCAGCAGCGGCTGGGTGGCCCGGAGCGGCTGGAGAGCCTGCTGCGTCAACTCGATGGCGACCCGGCCCTCCAGCTGGAGCCCCTGCCGCCAGAAATCGATGCTGATGCCCCCCTGCCCCCCCAGCTCGAAGCCCTCTGGGCTGGGGCCTGGTGTCGCTTTCAGCGGCTCTGGGGCGACCATGGCCGCGCCCTGGAGGCGGCTTTCTGCTGCTCCGCCGGCCAGTGGCGCGCCCTGGGAATTAAATCCACCACTCCCTACAGCCCCCGACCGACCAAGGACCGTTGCGCCCTGGTGGACGGCTGGATCGCCGCCCAGCCCAGCGGCGGTGACTATGGGGCTACGGCCGGCGGCGGCGCCGGGGGGCTGCTACGCGACTACTTCCACCCGGGTGCCTTTCTCAAGCTGGCTCGCGGCATCGAAGGGGAGCGGCCATCCCTGCCGGAGCGCCCCCTGCTGGAGGCAATCGCCCAGGTGCTGGACGGGCCGGCGGAGGCCCTGCTGCTGCATGCCTGCCACTGGGGCCGGGCCGAGTTGAACAGGCGCCGTCGCCAGAGTGGCCGGCTCGGTTTCGCCCAGCTGCTGGAGGGCCTCGATCCAGGCGAGCAGGCCAGCACCCCCCTTTTGGAGGTGGTGGGGCAGCGCTACGCCGTGGCCCTGGTCGATGAGTTTCAGGACACCGACCCGATCCAGTGGCGAATCCTCTCGCGGGCGTTCCAGCCCGGGCGGCACCGGCTGGTGCTGGTGGGCGATCCCAAGCAGGCGATCTATCGCTTTCGCGGCGGCGAATTGGCCACCTACCTGCGGGCCCGCCAGGCCGCCATCGCCGGGGGGGGCATCAGCAGCCTCACCGACAACTACCGCTCCACCGAGGCCCTGATCGCAGGCCTCAACGGGCTGATGCGGCCGGGCCTGCGCCGCAGCGGCCTGCCCGTACCCCCGGTGCAGGCCAAAGTGACTCGGAGCGGCCTGGTTTTGCCTGAGGGTCAAGCCCCCTTGCAGTTGCTCTGGCTTGGCGGCCAGCGCCGGGCCGGGCAGAAACCGCCAAGCCGCAGCAGCTTGGAGCGGCAACTGCCCGGCCAAATCGCCAGCTTCATCACGGTCCTGCTCAAGCGGGGCCTCGACGCCAACGCCATCTGCCTGCTGGTGAGCACCCATCGCCAGGCCGAAGCCCTGCGGGGCGCCCTCGAAAGCTGTGGCATCGCCAGCCGGCTGGTGAGCCAGGGGGATGTGTTTGAAAGTGCCGGTGCCACTGCCCTGCAACGGTTGCTGGATGCCCTGGCCGAGCCCGGCCGGGCCCAGCGGCTGCGGTTGCTGGCCGCATCGCCCCTGCTGGGCTGGAGTGCGACCCAGATTGCCAAAGCCAGTCAGGACGAATGGAGCAGCCTGGCCGCTCGCCTGGCCCAGCTCGCCGCCCAGCTGCCCCGGCGGGGGCTACTCGGCGTGCTGGCCAGCCTGCTGGAGCAGCGGCAGCTGGCCCGGCTCTCCCTGGGGGGGCGGGTGCTGGCGGATCTGCAGCAGTGCGGCGAGCTGGTAGCGGAGCGGATCCACTCAGACCAGCTGGGGGCGGCTGCGGCGGCCGACTGGTTGCGGCGGCTGCGGCTCGATCCCGACCGCTCCGTGCCCGACGCCCACCAGCCCCATAGCGATGGGGTGGATGCGGCCGTGTCGGTGGTGACCGTGCACCGCAGTAAGGGGCTGGAATATCCGGTGGTGATCTGTCCCTACCTGTGGCAGGCCCCCGGCGGCAGCCAGGGACCCCAGCGACTCGGGGTGCGCTGGACACCTCCGCAAAGCGGTGATCCCCTGCTGGACCTGCACCTGAACGGTCACTGGGGTACGGGCCATGCCGCCAGAGACCAACAGCTGCAGGCCGAACTGCAGGAGCGGGAGCGCCTTGCCTATGTGGCCGCCACCAGGGCCCAGCAGCTGCTCGTGCTGGCCTGGGGCCCGGCCCAGGGGCAGCAGGGCAACCCCCTCCACCCCTGGCTCTTTGACCAGGACGATCCCCCCTCTGCCCACCAGGATCCCTACGGGGGCCGCAGCGATGGCGAGTGGCGAGAGCTGCTGGAGCAGGAGATCGCTCGCCGCCAGCTGCAGCTCACCCTGGTGGATCCCCCCGCCGCCAGCGGCGCCCCCCTCCAGGCCTGCGCCCCCCTAGCGGCCGAGCCGCTGCAGCGGGGCCCGGTGCCCTTGGCGCCTTTCGACACCACCTGGGGGCGGAGCAGCTACACCAGCTGGACCCAGGCAAGCCACAGCGCCGCCCCCGACGCCCTCGAAGAGGGCCGGGAAACCGATGCCCTGGCCATGGAGCTCGAAGTCCAGCCCGGAGATGACCCGGGCCCCCTGGCCTGGACAGAAGACGGCCCTTTGGCCAGCTTCCCCAGGGGCGCCCAGGCCGGGGATTGCCTGCACCGGATCCTCGAGCAGATCGATTTTCGCCAGAGCGTGGCCCACCAGAGCGAAGTTTGTGCCAGGGAGCTCCAGCGGGCCGGTATCGCCGCGCTCCATAACGAAGCGGTGCTGCTCGGCCTTGAGCAGCTGCTGGCCACGCCCTTCGGCGGGGAGCTGGGGGGTTTCCAGCTGGCCCAGCTGGCCCAGGCCGAGCGCCTCAACGAGATGAATTTCGACCTGCCCATCACCCTGGTGCGGGCCAGCTCCCTGGCGAGTCCATTCGCTGCCCACCCCCAGGGCTGGTTCGGGGGCGCCTACGCCGAGCAGCTGGCCCGGCTGGAGCTGGCCAGCCAGGGCTTCCTCACCGGCTCGATCGACCTGGTGTTTCGCCATGGCGAGCGCTGGTGGGTGGCCGACTGGAAGAGCAACTGGCTGGGCGAGCGAGATGGCCAGGGCCAGCCCCTCCACTGCGGTCCACGCCACTACGGCGCCGCCGCCATGGCCGAGTTGATGGCCACCAACCACTACCCCCTGCAGGCCCACCTCTATCTGGTGGCCCTGCACCGCTACCTGCGCTGGCGTCTGCCGGGATACAGCCCCCAGCTCCACCTCGGCGGCTATGCCTATGTATTTCTGCGCGGGGTTCCCGGTGCCACCGAGGCGGGGGCGGTGCCGGGAGTGTTTCTGGAGCGCCCGCCCCTGGCGCGGCTGCTGCAGCTAGACCAGAACCTGGGGGGGCCAGCATGA
- a CDS encoding MgPME-cyclase complex family protein produces MSTYHFIAASEPFLTVEEPLEEVLRERTRHYGEQGKAIDFWLVKRPAFLQAPELESLAAAVPRPAAAVVSTDEKFITFLKLRLEYVVCGRFEAPSASIADPLAGGAN; encoded by the coding sequence ATGAGCACATATCACTTCATCGCCGCCAGCGAACCATTCCTCACCGTCGAGGAGCCCCTCGAGGAGGTGTTGCGGGAGCGCACGCGCCATTACGGCGAGCAGGGCAAGGCGATCGATTTTTGGCTGGTCAAACGGCCGGCCTTTCTCCAAGCCCCCGAGCTCGAATCCCTGGCCGCCGCCGTGCCCCGTCCAGCGGCCGCCGTGGTTTCCACGGACGAGAAGTTCATCACGTTTTTAAAGTTGCGGCTGGAATACGTGGTGTGCGGACGCTTCGAAGCTCCCAGTGCCTCGATCGCCGACCCCCTCGCCGGCGGAGCCAACTAA
- a CDS encoding metallophosphoesterase codes for MTSPSRTCHHWVIGDVHGCADSLERLVARLPSGDRLVLCGDVINRGPQIRRTMELAWGLVESGRAVWLKGNHEADLVAALNQGDWFAHRALAGSDTYRQLGDRHCRIWQERLAQLPCTYGGPGWLATHAGFDPATWQVDLSIRMAFWQAYDGRFGEVVIGHTPGPYVRRLGQIVMVDTGACYGGELSAYCPETGAVRSVPGLQQGQFGSFSQQLQSCLP; via the coding sequence ATGACGTCCCCCTCACGGACCTGCCACCACTGGGTGATCGGGGACGTCCATGGCTGCGCCGACTCCCTGGAACGACTGGTAGCCCGATTGCCGAGCGGCGATCGCCTCGTCCTTTGCGGGGATGTAATCAACCGCGGGCCCCAGATTCGCCGCACCATGGAGCTGGCCTGGGGCCTGGTGGAATCGGGCCGGGCCGTGTGGCTCAAGGGCAACCACGAGGCCGACCTGGTGGCCGCCCTCAACCAGGGCGACTGGTTTGCCCACCGGGCCCTGGCCGGTTCCGACACCTACCGCCAGCTTGGCGATCGTCACTGCCGCATCTGGCAGGAGCGGCTTGCCCAGTTGCCCTGCACCTACGGCGGCCCGGGTTGGCTCGCCACCCACGCCGGTTTCGATCCCGCCACCTGGCAGGTCGACCTCAGCATCCGCATGGCTTTCTGGCAGGCCTATGACGGCCGCTTCGGTGAGGTGGTGATCGGCCACACCCCTGGCCCCTACGTGCGGCGCCTCGGCCAGATCGTGATGGTCGACACCGGCGCCTGCTACGGCGGCGAGCTCTCGGCCTACTGTCCGGAAACCGGCGCCGTCCGTTCCGTTCCTGGCCTGCAGCAGGGCCAGTTCGGCAGCTTCAGCCAGCAGCTCCAGAGCTGCCTGCCTTGA